Genomic window (Tenrec ecaudatus isolate mTenEca1 chromosome 16, mTenEca1.hap1, whole genome shotgun sequence):
TCTGGGAGCTGAGAGAGGGAATGGGAGGGATGCTTTAAACAGGGATGTACTGGATTCTTGGCTTTTTCTGGCTCAAGTTACCCAACATCACAATGGAATGCACTTGATCTTTCATTGTTACCCTGCATGGGAAAGTTATCAGATTGGGGGCCCCTCGGAGATCCTGGGCCAATTTCCACCCATGCCTGCAGCTCATCTCTGAACCCACTAAGTACATGAGCCTCAGGACCCACCGTGGACAAAGTACGCAACAAGTCCCAGTCCCTCACACACTCAGAGAGCTTCCCTGCTTTCTGTTGTGGACTCAACCAGGGTCTTCCCGAGCATGGCTCGCCTTCTCCAACCAGCCCCAATATGCAGGCTTGAGACAACTCACTGCCCCTTCTGGGACAAGAGGGTGTTGTCCAGGGAATAAGGGAATGGGCAACATTAAGAGGAGACTGTAATAGAAAGTGAAGAAGAATTGAGCTGAAAGGGAGAGAAATGCCCTTCAAAATCTGTTCAATGTGCCGTCATTTGATGTTCAAAACAGGCTTGTTCCTCTGAAGAtggagctggactgtgcagtcctGGTCCTGGTCCAGGCCAAGAACCCCCCCTCTTATCCAATCCAGGTAAGTATTTTCTATTTCCAGCATCAGCCCACCACTCTCGTTTCATAGACCAAATGGGTTCCTGCAAACGTGTATACATATCTGCTCTTTAAGTCCTgtatggaagttacataatctcctgtcaacttgagtggaggggtggagtctaacctgtcaatcagatcatagccaataaggcctctgcatgggcacagccttctcctgaggattctgggaactcctgtcttcctccctggaggcaggacgcaCACTCTGtttgacattcctattgacaagccacatggacctatgctgatggagccagagccctgaagccggagtggagacccacgccagtgctgagaggtTTCCATTGCTACTGGagtcacaagactctgcacccactggcctgtgatcttcctgctttaggcatcattgcatgtgctgtgtgagcctGTAGGAGAATTTGTGaactagtgtcagacatatgggctaatattgaatgtattggactaatattgaacttgtggacttgatctgcaccaggtcaggatgttttcttaatatacaattgctcttgtatatacagctctttcttatacacatatgagtgtctatgaatttgtttctccagtcaacccagactaacacatcctgcTTTAGATTGACCAGAAAATCGTGCTCAGAAAGGCCACGGACATTTGGAATCTAGATGACCATGTTGAATGTGGTATAGAGAGTAATGTGTTGGGTGCTGAGGATCCTTGGAGGGGGCAGATGGTTAAACACTAACCGGAAGGTTGGCCActggaggaacctagagggttcTCAGGAGAAAAGCCTAACAATTAGCTTCCAAAGGAGTCAGGGGAGCCCAGCTTGACCCGGAACCCATCAGGCCTCCAAGAGTTGGAAGCAAGTCAATGGCAAACTATTTCGGTTTTATTTGGCTGgatagtgtttggggtttttttgtttgtttgtttctttgcttgctttgtttgtttgttttttatttcccaAGTTATGAGTGGGGAGCGGGTGATGAAATGCTAACATTTATGTTATGGTCCAGATCTAGAAAAAGTAAGCATGAAGCTTACTGTTCATACCTTGGTGGGTCTGTGGACTTACAGCTCACAAAACCACAGGGAGCATAGAGAGGGCATCGGGTACTAGAAGGCCGGCATGATTGTGAGTGGGGttagtgagaccaccaaacccaaactcactgccatcgattcaattCTGTAGGATAGGaattgcccttgtaggtttctgagactgccattctttacaggagtagaaatcccgtctttctcccacagagcagctggtggtttcaaactgctgactttgtggatagcagcccaattgCAAAGCCACTACGCCACGAGGGCTGCTAAGGGAAACACAGTGCTCCCAAAATGAGCACTTCACCCACCCTTGGCCACAATCAACAGATCTCTATTAAGTAGCTTGTTTTCCTTGGCATGATTCATCCTCGCTTTGATTCTGCCCAGCTGAGACTGAGTAGTCACACTCTTGTCACTGGCTTGGCTTATTAGTAATCGCACGGCTGGAGACTGTACTATTGACTGGTGTTCCCTGAACAGCCACGTGTGTCAAGCCCAGGACAAACCTCTGCCTGAGGAGCTTCGCTCAGCGAGTCAGCTGCACGTACATCTTACACACAGAGCTGAGACAGCCATGCAGGGAGGGAAATGGAGGGCTTACCTTGGGAAACAAAATGCCACTGCCCAGTCTTCTTCAAGGGTGCATCCACTGCCAGCGCTCCCCCCACTCTCGTCTgagcacccttcaggtctggcctGTATTCTTGATTTTGTTAGACTGCTGGATGGCTGGAGTTGCAAGCCGCGGGGCAGAGGTGGTCAATTCGCCTATCTGAGAAGATCAACCTGGCTCTTAGCTGCCTCACTGAAAGCAGCTAGGAAGGTCTCGACAACTGGACTATTGCCACCTTAGCGTTCTCACAGTTGCTAATTACCAGTCAGCCATGGCCCACACATATCCAAACACTTGGAGGATAATTCAGGGGGATCACTCCATCAATTGGCTGCCCTGGGATGATGCTCACAGAGGGTCATGGCAGGCCCCAGCAGCCCCGGGAAGGGCTGCTGCCAAGTGTAGGCTGCGTGCGTTCCCAGCTTCGCAACCTGGGTGGACTCCTTGGAGGAGGAAGTCTGATTTGTTTCAAGACCTGACATACATTTAGCCAAAACGTATCAACTAAAATCCTCTGCCTCCAATTTGATATCGATTTCTCTGTGGCTCACATCTGAGAGCTTATTTGAAAGTCACTTTGTTTTATCTTGCAGTGTTTGTCACACAGTCAAGCtagtgggctgataactgcaaggtcagcagttcgaaaccaccagctgccctgccggAGAAAGCTGaatctttctattcctgtagagagttacagccttggaaatccacaggggctgtgctaccctgtcctataaggttgttatgagtcggaatcaacttaatggcagtgaggtgaAGAATTAGTTGCCATTTGCAGTGCAGTAATTATTTAATACTCAATTATAGTCCTTTTAGTCACAGTTTTGTAACACCCACCAAATGACtgtgtgggactatgcaaatgagTGCTGGTTGCCCATCAAgccaatccaaaccaaactcacagccattgagcacATCAGGGCCCCTAAGAGGTTTGGGTAGGTTGCTAATAATTCAAATAAGGTACATGGCACCTTGTGgttgtgggaccatgcaaataaggttaATGGAACCCTAACCGGGGGATTGGTCCATTTTGCCATCCCTCTGGGCATAAAATGAGCCATcctggaagtggaaaggagacccTGACCATCGAGAGAAAGAGATGGGAATAGAGCCTGTCACATGGCTACTTGTTGATTATCTGTTGCTAAGAGCCACAAAGAAGTCATGTACCATACCCACAACTACAAGGTCTATAGGGAAGTAGCTTAAGTTGAAGTTACAGAAACTAGTGGAAGCTTTTCCAGCCTCCCACAAGGGCATTTTCTTCTCAGAGATGCTATCGACTCAGGTCCAATGAATCAGGGAACACTTCTGCCTTTCTAACACCTGGAAttcaggacttgaaacactttatGGTGTAATTTTTTGTCATCTATAAAACAAACGAAAATGATACTTTTTAAACATGGTAATGCAATTGATATAAAGTTGAATGATGGGGGCACTTTTGCTGAAAAACACTGACTAGACTCATACAATGTCTTGCATCTCTAGGAGATGTGCAATGAAGCTGATGAATGAACGCTTCTATATTCTGCTTAGAAGGACTCACTTCCATGTGATGGACCGAGTGTAGTCTGCAAGCTAAATGAGCATCCACCAACCGTGGCATGGCAACTTACTACCAGAAGTCAATCTTAAGCTCATCACACCTTTGGCAAGTATCACTGGAAGTTCACGCAGATGTTTCTGAGACTCGTTGGGAAGAAATCCATTCTTAAGATGCTTAACCTTGGATAAACAGGTAGAAAGCATCTGAAGTGCTTTGGGAAATACCGATGCCCCGGCCCCACCCCAAATCAATTAGATTCTTTGGGAGTGGTCCCTAATCTTTAGTGCTTTTTAAAAGCTCCCCAGGTGGTTCTGTGAGAAGCCAGACCAATGAACCAGGGATTAAAACCTTCCAACAAAACCAGAGTTAATCAGATCCTGTGCCAGCtagttcccctcctcctcctctgctcccTACACTCTCCAGGCACATGCAACTCCCAAATGCTGAGAGAACATGAAATGGCTGGCCATGGGCCACCAGAATCTCTCCTAAGCACTAGGGCTGCTGGAAGCACCATTTCGGGTCCCTGGAGTTGCCAGGACGTGAGCTCATTTGGGGCAAGGAGGTGACAGTGCAGTGGGGTGAGCTGTGGATCTCCATTTTTCCTACCACCTATTTTCTCCCAAGCCAGCTCTTTCCTGCCCTTCCACCACCTGCAGAATGTCTACTTATGTAACTACTAAAGCTTCATACGGGTAACTGTCCAACCAGAGACGCTCACTCTTCCACTGAGAGTGCTGACCCTGCAGGACCAGGATTTAATCCTCGTCATCACCCAGAATCACCCTCTGTCCCTCGCAGTCAGGCCCACTGTGATGGGTAATGTGCTCATTTCTGAGAGTAAGAgaagggaaacaggaaacagtGACGAGTGTTCTTTAATGAGCCTGCAGTACTGGAAATTTACACATGGTGGCCACGCTGCTGCGGAGGTTAGTTCATGCCACAGGCGCTGGTCTGACAGCCAGGCCCTGACTTTCAGTCCCCAAGACTCCTGCCCTTCATCCCCAGTTCCAACATTCCATGTGGAGGTCCTTGTCCATGGGCACTTGACCTCACCTCCAGGTTTCTCAGGAGGTTAAGTGACCCCAAATTCCTCACCTGGAAAGAAGTAAGCGATGCATTCTGTAAGTAGCAGTTTCTTTTTCTGTTCCACTTCTGCGTCCTTGCATTCTGGGCTAATCTTGTTCTAAAATGTCACCAGAGAGCAGGGCAGTCAGGAGGCGACATAATAATTAGAGAATGCAGGAGACTGCTATGCTACACACTTTCCACTGAGTGTGtgtacacaaatgcacacatagACAACTCTCATCGCATACAGTTATGTGTCCTTTAAAGGGGGCCCTGGTGATGAAGTGGTTAAGCGttcggctgctaacccaaagggtggtttttgaacccaccagcagctgcgAGAGAGAAAACTATGGCAGTTTGCGCCCATTACGatgaacccaaactcactgccatcaagtcaatgccgacccacagcaacaggacagaactgtccctgtgagtttctgacactgtaaagcTTCACGATCTTGGAAACCATGGAGCCTGAGGAAGGAGCCCTACGATGCGGTGGGCTAGGCAaaggggctgctaagcacaaggtcctgGGTTcaaaccagccattccttgggagaaagctgaagatGTCCacccctgtaaagactgacagtcctttgtcgggttgctgagttggaattgactcactggcagtaagTTTTAGCTGTCAGAATCCATTTACTAACAGCTCTAGAGTCCCTTTAAGTGAATTGCACCTTTTACTCTATCTGACTTCCTCTTCATTGACTAATTAatctcattattttaaaaagagtcaTTGGAGAGTAAGGAGTAgaggaaacaaaaacaagacatcgtGAAGGGTGACTCATAAGTGGTTTTGTACTGTAAACTCAAATGGTGTTAAACTGAGACCTTTTTCGTAAAgtttgtgtagtattccattgtgtgtgtgagcCTGCGTTTGTACGAAACATTCAAGAATGACGGATCTTCGAAACCGTTCAGACGAGCTTGCAGGACCTTacactgagtgaaataagtcagtcacaaaagtaCAAATATTGTAAGAGAACACGATTATCAAGAGTCAAGAAAATAGGCTTCACAGCACATTAAACACACTGATGGTTAAGGGGGATGGTTGAGTAATAAAGGTCACTAGAGGTCACACCCATATtaaattgggtgaaggggaagggaaatcaatattttttaataaaagcctTTTGGGTGTTTAAAGGTCTTGTTCAGGAAATGCTGGAACCCTGGGGATGGATTTGTGATACATATTTTCCTGGAATCCTAGAAACTGGCGGGTTCAAAGTAACTAAACAAGATCAGAAGTAGGTCTTTTTAAAGAGACATTTGTGACGTTTTCCCGACTCCAACCCTGCGGTggtaaagccccccccccccccatccctcctCTCACCTCTGGGCAAGCAGccagggaaaggaagggagacCCCCATGGTTCTGAAGTACTTTCCTGAACTCAGAGAACAGGGAATGTTCAGTCTTCACAAGGCAGAAGGAAGCAGTGATGAATCCCAgcgtcccaccccacccccactcccaggccCTGGCTTTCTGGCTGCCCGAAAGCAAAGCATAAGACTCCCATCAAAGCCCAATTCACATTTCACAAAAGACAGGCGGACAAGACAGTAATTGGGCAAGAGGCTgcccttgggggggagggggcgggatggGGGTTGGCTTAGCTCTGCGCCTGGGGACAGGAGCGTGGAGTCCCCGGCCGGCCGGGCCAGCGGGTCCGCGTCAAATGACCACGCTGACCGTCAGGCTCTGGCCGTGCGGCGCGATCTTGCGGGGCCAGGCGAGCAGGAGCTTGCGCAGCTCCTCGCGGAAGCTGTCGTGCAGCCAGGCGTAGATGAAGGGGTTGTAGCAAGCCGAGCTCATGGCCAGCCAGTGGCACAGCAGCTGCACCAGCCCGAAGGCGTAGGGGTCGATGGCGCGCGGGTCCAGGTCCCGCAGCAGGTTGAAGACGTGCAGCGGCAGCCAGCAGACGGCGaagaccaccacgaccaccaccagcAGGCAGAAGGTGCGGCGGCGCCGTGCGCGGTCCCAGTCCGCCTGGCTCTGCGTCACGCAGCCGGGCACCACGCGGTTGCGGAGCTTCACCGACACCCGCACGTAGGACACGAGGATGACAAGCAGCGGGAGCAGATAGGTGCCCAGCAGCAGCCCCCAGGCGTAGAGCTGCCGCTGGCGCTCCTGGGGCCCCCAGAACTCCTCGCAGAGGCGCACGCCGTGCGGCTGCAGCTCGACGTGGTAGGTGTGCACAGCGGCGGGCAGCGCCAGCACCGCGGACAGAGCCCAGATGGCCAGCACCGCGTAGGCGCTCAGGCGCAGCGAGATGCGCCGGCGCAGCGGGTGCACCAGCACGACGTAGCGGTCAACCGCGATGGTGGTGAGCGTGAACACCGACACGTACACGGTGACCGGCTGCAGGAAGAAGACCAGGTGGCACAGGCCGCCCCCGAACACCCAGCCGCGGGGTTCGAAGGCGTAGGCCAGCGTGAGCGGCACGCAGGCGGCGCACATGAGCACGTCGGACAGGGCCAGGTTGCCGATGAGGAAGTTGGTCACGTTGTGCAGCCGGCGCACCCGTGCGATCACCAGCACCAGCAGGCAGTTGCCCACCAGCCCCACGACCACCACGATGCAGTAGAGCAGCACGATCAGCCCCTTCAGTTGGTGCACCAGCTGCAGGCTCTGGAAGGGCGTGACCGCCTGAGCGCCGGACCCGGTGGCCGTCCCGTTGCCCTCCGCGCTCTGGTTGGCTGGGGTGGTGGCCGCCGGCATCGCGGGACCCGGAGTGGGCAGCGAGGCCATGGCCACCTGTCCAAAGAGAGCCAAGATGCGTCACCTCCCACTCTCCATCCTCCCTCGATGCACCATCCCCCCACTCCGTCCCTCCACCCCGACCCGCAGCGGATCCCGCAGCCGATCTCCGTCCTCCTTGACCCTTAGGGAAAATAGGACCCGCTACCCCCATCTAAAGTGCGGTCTGCCCACCTCTGTAAAACCAGTCTATCAAAGGCCTCCTCCTCGGCCAGACTCAGAAGCCCGTCCCTACCTAGTGAGTGGGGCCCGGCGGCGGGAAAGCGCCCTGCAGATCAGGGCAGAATCCCTCCGGTCCCCGGCGGTCCTCCGCGCTCACCCGGGCTTCTGGCTTCTTCGTGGGACTACTACGGGATTCAGGAGTTCCCCCTCCAaccctctgggggtggggggcaaacgGCTTTTGAGAGGGCCTGTGAGCGCCTCCCCTCGGCCCGCCTCCCGCGCGCCCTTATATGGAGATGGGAGCGGAACGCGCTGCCCACTCGCTGGAGCTCAGAGACCCAGAGGAGGGGAAAccctggaggaggggagggggagagcggGAGAGGGTAGGGCTGGAGAGCCTGTGGCTGGGGGCGAGGAGGACCCTCCAGGTTGCGAGCCTGCAGCGCCGCAACGAGTCTGGCTCCCAGGAGCGCGCCTTGGGCGCGGAGCACGGAGGGGCGTGAGCGCCAGGCTCTCAGGCCACGTGTGCAGTCTCCGGAGGGAAGGAGAAGAGGAGATGGGATGTGTGATCAAGATGCACTGCGGTGGCGCGGAGCTCGCTTAGAGTCTTGACTGAGGGTGGCAGAGTCACGTAGGGGGTCGAGGAGAGGTTTGGATTTTAGATCCCGTGCTCgctgagaaccctgccagcgacCTTCTGCCCCGCACTCTGCACTCCGGAGCCCACCCAGCCAGTCCTTTGCGGCGGCGGCTGCAACGCGCTTCGCCGGCAATGAGTCTGGCCAAACCAGAGGGCCAGGACCACGGACAGCGTCCACAGGTTTCCGAGGAGGGATGCCATCAGTAAATTCCTGTGCCTGGTACTCAGAGAAGGGGCTTGGCCTGAAGCACAGGGCTGCATCGACTGAATCAGCCGCCTGCGCCCCGGACCCTAAGAAGAGTAGAGTGTGATAGAACTCAACCTGGCTGAGCGGGGTTGGGAGcgtgggacgggggggggggggggggggggacggcggCAGACTGTGGGGCCACTGAACCACAGGGACTTCTACCTCCCTGTGTCAAGAAATGCAGCCCTCTTGACCGTtaccctccaccaccactacctaaATGTCCACCCCACTACCTCCCTCCTCACCCTGCACCCTTCctcagccaccagggcttcccccTCCCTTGAAGTCCTGATGTTCCTTCATGGGCCAGAACGTCATTCTTGGCCTGCATTCTGCCCTGTCCATCTCCACATAAACacccccaggcctcctcacctcgTTTTAGGGTGATACAGTAATTGCAGTGCTTTAGCTAGGATAACAGAAATAATATACACTTGAGAAACTAAAGCTACAGACGTTTTCGGCAGGATTGCCTCCGGACTGCTCAGCAACATGCCCCAGACTAGGGATGGGGATTTTCACCTCCCGCCTATTGCTATGGAGTTGGCCTTGACTGATGTGGAGCCCGGACACAATGGAAGAACACATCGCTCACTCCTGCACCGTTCCCACGATCGGTTGGGGATCAAACGTTGTGAACCAGAGGATTttcagatttccaggcctttcttcctagtcttgctTAGCCTGGAAGTACTGTTGAAATCTGTCCGGCCTCACAATAACATGCAAATGGGTAGTGGCTTGTGCTTCAAGTGCATTGGCCAAGAATGGAGCCAGGTTTCCCCACTGAGAAAGCCAGCATTGACCACTGAACACTgctgcccccctctccctccttagAAGCTCCTGGAGGCCCTCTCTCTTTTCTTCACCTTCTCATTTGCTCTTTCCAGACAGTGGAGCTTCACGGCTCCTCCCTGTTAAATCCCACCCTTTGTCCTAGGTGAATTGTAGATATCTAAATTAAACTGGGAAGAAGTGGCAGATTAACCCACACTCCTAATTCAAGTCACTCCATCGGGAGGAAAATTAAATTAGGAACAAAATCAGTCAATTTCATGCACCTATATCCATcctaggaatcctggtggtatcacggctatgcgttgggctgctaaccacaaggtcagcagttctcaacaccagccgctcctctggagaaagatggagctttctactcctggaaagagttacagtctcagaaactcacatgggacatttctaccttgtcctacaggagaatcggctcgatggctgtgagtctgGAGACATGTCCACCCTAATGGAAccatggtggcactgtcaggcaaGCATTGGATAAGttagtggttcaatcccaccagctgatctgtggggaaaagaggaggtcATCTGCTAATCTATGAATTAGAAAACCCTATATCggatcactgtgagctggaattgacttgatggcacatgTGTGGGTATATTTCCTAAgcccaaataataataaatttagcTAAAGTTAatgtgatattttttaaaatccaattGAGATACAATCTGCAGAAACTAGTGTAAGTTCCAAGGCGAGAGCCCTTAGgcacccttcagatctggaaatgaCTCAATATTCAGTCAAATAAAAGGTAGGTCTatcaaatttactgccattgagttgatcccgtCTCCTAACcaccctataaaacagggtagaactgccaatgtgagtttccaagactgtgcctctttatggaaatagaaagccccatttttctcccccaaagtggctggtggtttcaaactgctgaccttgcagttagcagtccaactcacaaccactgtgccactagggcgccTCACAGATAGGTCTATACAGTGACCAATAACACTAGAGAGGTGCAAACTCtctagaataatcagccatttgagatgtaaagggcagcatttgccccaaggacaaaggtcaggaggc
Coding sequences:
- the PRLHR gene encoding prolactin-releasing peptide receptor, translating into MASLPTPGPAMPAATTPANQSAEGNGTATGSGAQAVTPFQSLQLVHQLKGLIVLLYCIVVVVGLVGNCLLVLVIARVRRLHNVTNFLIGNLALSDVLMCAACVPLTLAYAFEPRGWVFGGGLCHLVFFLQPVTVYVSVFTLTTIAVDRYVVLVHPLRRRISLRLSAYAVLAIWALSAVLALPAAVHTYHVELQPHGVRLCEEFWGPQERQRQLYAWGLLLGTYLLPLLVILVSYVRVSVKLRNRVVPGCVTQSQADWDRARRRRTFCLLVVVVVVFAVCWLPLHVFNLLRDLDPRAIDPYAFGLVQLLCHWLAMSSACYNPFIYAWLHDSFREELRKLLLAWPRKIAPHGQSLTVSVVI